From the genome of Mycetocola spongiae, one region includes:
- the atpE gene encoding ATP synthase F0 subunit C translates to MDATTVLADLNGNIATVGYGLAAIGPAIGVGIVVGKTIEGVARQPELQSRLQVLMWIGIAFTEALAFIGIATYFIFQ, encoded by the coding sequence GTGGACGCAACTACCGTTCTCGCTGACCTCAATGGAAACATCGCAACCGTAGGTTACGGTCTCGCCGCGATCGGACCCGCCATCGGTGTGGGTATCGTCGTTGGAAAGACGATCGAAGGTGTGGCTCGTCAGCCCGAGCTGCAGAGCCGCCTGCAGGTTCTCATGTGGATTGGTATCGCCTTTACCGAGGCCCTGGCCTTCATCGGTATCGCAACGTACTTC
- the atpB gene encoding F0F1 ATP synthase subunit A has protein sequence MHLLVPTAGNDDGFHGPSINEFFPEAFLFVGTPFEMNRIMMVRLIAVAALLVLFWIGTRRMKIVPGRFQSLVEMGLDLVRVNIGEDLLGKKDAKRFLPILTTIFFMVLFMNITGVIPFLNIAGTSVIGVPLVLALVSYVTFIYAGLKKSPGKFIKNSLFPAGVPWPVYFIVTPIELVSTFVIRPVTLTLRLLMNMLVGHLLLVLFFAATQFFVFAAGGLFPLLGIGSLAFGFAFTLFEILVAVLQAYVFTLLTAVYIQLAVAEEH, from the coding sequence GTGCACCTGCTGGTCCCGACCGCTGGAAACGACGATGGTTTCCATGGCCCGTCCATTAATGAGTTCTTCCCGGAAGCTTTCCTATTCGTAGGAACTCCCTTCGAGATGAACCGCATTATGATGGTTCGCTTGATCGCCGTCGCGGCGCTTCTGGTGTTGTTCTGGATCGGTACCCGCAGGATGAAAATTGTCCCGGGCCGCTTCCAGAGCCTGGTAGAGATGGGACTCGACCTGGTTCGAGTCAACATCGGTGAGGATCTCCTCGGTAAGAAGGATGCTAAACGCTTCCTGCCGATCCTGACCACCATCTTCTTCATGGTGCTATTCATGAACATCACGGGAGTCATCCCGTTCCTGAATATCGCCGGAACCAGCGTCATCGGTGTCCCGCTGGTCCTTGCCCTGGTGTCTTATGTCACCTTCATTTATGCCGGTCTGAAAAAGAGCCCTGGCAAGTTCATTAAGAACTCGCTGTTCCCCGCCGGGGTTCCGTGGCCGGTCTATTTCATTGTTACCCCGATTGAGCTCGTCTCCACGTTCGTCATTCGCCCGGTCACCCTGACCTTGCGTCTGCTCATGAACATGCTCGTGGGTCACCTGCTGCTGGTGCTGTTCTTCGCGGCCACGCAGTTCTTCGTCTTTGCCGCCGGTGGGCTCTTCCCGCTGCTCGGCATCGGAAGCTTGGCCTTCGGCTTTGCTTTCACCCTGTTCGAAATCCTGGTTGCTGTACTCCAGGCCTACGTCTTCACCCTGCTTACCGCTGTCTATATTCAGCTCGCGGTAGCCGAAGAGCACTAA
- a CDS encoding MraY family glycosyltransferase, producing MIQYVLVAAFTAIITAVLSFVVWKFALRFKLYPPIRERDVHTRPTPRLGGVAMFLGVVAAFIYAQNNKFLGHTFDDPGQMYAILGAAALIVVVGVLDDLIDLDWMIKLAAQFIAAGIIAFYGIQIYSLPIAGLTVGSSTASFVLTVFVLVLVMNAVNFIDGLDGLVAGVCLIANGTFFIYGYLLVRSMGQTSYFNVPLLLSAILIGICAGFLPFNWHPARMFMGDAGALLIGLLMATSAVAITGQIDPSALGIGQEAATVGRSQLIGAFIPIILPVAILVVPLLDFSLAVYRRLRAGKSPFAADRKHLHHRLLDMGHRHFGAVLVFYAWTIVISAACLMAFIFQPYWIAVTFLVLGVIGCTVLTLMPVLRARHERRRQERLAASA from the coding sequence ATGATCCAATACGTTCTCGTCGCGGCATTCACGGCGATTATCACCGCGGTGCTGTCGTTTGTGGTGTGGAAATTTGCGCTGCGCTTTAAGCTGTATCCGCCCATCCGGGAACGCGATGTGCATACCCGCCCCACGCCCCGCCTGGGCGGGGTCGCGATGTTCCTCGGCGTGGTGGCCGCGTTTATCTACGCCCAGAATAATAAATTTCTGGGTCATACCTTCGACGATCCCGGCCAGATGTATGCCATCCTCGGCGCCGCCGCGCTGATCGTGGTGGTGGGTGTCCTCGATGACCTGATCGACCTGGACTGGATGATTAAACTCGCGGCGCAGTTTATCGCCGCGGGCATCATCGCCTTTTATGGCATCCAGATTTATTCGCTACCCATCGCGGGGCTCACCGTGGGCTCCAGCACGGCCTCGTTTGTGCTCACCGTATTTGTGCTGGTGCTGGTGATGAACGCCGTGAACTTCATCGACGGGCTGGACGGCCTGGTCGCCGGCGTCTGCCTGATCGCCAACGGCACGTTTTTTATCTACGGCTATCTGCTGGTGCGCTCGATGGGCCAGACCAGCTACTTCAACGTTCCCCTGCTGCTCTCGGCCATCCTGATCGGAATCTGCGCCGGCTTCCTGCCGTTTAACTGGCATCCCGCGCGGATGTTCATGGGCGATGCCGGGGCGCTGCTGATCGGATTGCTCATGGCCACCTCCGCGGTTGCGATCACCGGACAGATCGACCCCTCCGCGTTGGGCATCGGCCAGGAGGCCGCGACCGTGGGCCGCAGCCAGCTGATCGGTGCGTTTATCCCGATCATCCTGCCCGTCGCGATCCTCGTGGTTCCGCTGTTGGACTTCAGCCTCGCGGTCTATCGCCGCCTGCGCGCGGGTAAGTCGCCGTTCGCGGCCGACCGCAAACACCTGCATCACCGCCTCCTGGATATGGGGCACCGGCATTTTGGTGCCGTGCTGGTGTTTTATGCCTGGACCATCGTGATCTCCGCGGCCTGCCTCATGGCCTTTATCTTCCAGCCGTATTGGATCGCCGTGACCTTCCTTGTCCTGGGGGTCATCGGCTGTACCGTGCTGACCCTCATGCCCGTTCTTCGCGCGCGGCACGAACGCCGCCGCCAGGAGCGCCTCGCGGCCTCCGCCTAA
- a CDS encoding L-threonylcarbamoyladenylate synthase, with protein MSRIYHCSEAPQLLTGLRLARTSIARGELIVIPTDTVYGLAADAFSPAAVQRLLDAKGRTRQSPPPVLVPGVGTLAALVDGIPDEVNSLVEAFWPGGLTIVMNAQPSLAWDLGDTHGTVAVRMPDNEIALELLRDTGPLAVSSANLTGMPAATTAEEAELMLGSSVHIYLDGGPAGENPSTIIDATALGGPGGTVRILRQGVVSREALHGVLGDLLEPEAPAGTTPE; from the coding sequence ATGTCCCGCATCTATCACTGCTCCGAAGCCCCTCAGCTGCTCACCGGTTTAAGACTCGCCCGCACGTCCATCGCTCGCGGCGAGCTTATTGTCATCCCCACCGATACCGTTTATGGTCTCGCCGCCGACGCCTTTTCCCCCGCCGCGGTGCAGCGCCTGCTTGATGCCAAGGGGCGCACCCGGCAGTCGCCGCCGCCCGTGCTTGTGCCCGGAGTGGGCACGCTCGCGGCGCTGGTGGACGGCATCCCGGATGAGGTAAATAGCCTCGTGGAGGCCTTCTGGCCCGGGGGCCTCACGATCGTCATGAACGCCCAGCCCTCGCTGGCCTGGGACCTCGGAGATACCCACGGCACCGTCGCGGTGCGGATGCCCGATAACGAGATCGCGCTGGAACTGCTGCGCGATACCGGCCCGCTCGCGGTGTCCTCCGCGAACCTCACCGGCATGCCCGCGGCCACCACCGCGGAGGAGGCCGAGCTGATGCTCGGCAGCTCGGTACACATCTATCTGGATGGCGGCCCGGCGGGGGAGAACCCCTCCACGATCATCGACGCCACCGCGCTGGGTGGCCCGGGCGGCACCGTGCGGATCCTGCGCCAGGGAGTGGTGTCCCGCGAGGCCCTGCACGGCGTGCTGGGTGATCTTCTGGAGCCCGAGGCCCCGGCGGGAACCACGCCGGAATGA
- a CDS encoding P-loop NTPase family protein, protein MRIELRDVSKGRGGAQLPATSLVIQRGAATFAMAETEQRPTVLGLIASGRMRPDTGTVMIDGEPDTARIRRVVALVDAPVVSEPAGNVRVSEVVAEELMFAGRHTHVRAVARQLDELGLRGESATDMADLAPEARIRLLTELAVLRPGVEALVLVAPDRHGGDPETWWKIARELAARDLAVLVIAGVAARSAIAASAQEEPRSTVSADSVPLFNLDGKRS, encoded by the coding sequence ATGCGGATTGAATTGCGTGACGTGAGCAAGGGGCGCGGCGGCGCGCAGCTGCCCGCCACCAGCCTCGTGATCCAGCGCGGAGCGGCCACGTTTGCGATGGCCGAGACCGAGCAGCGCCCCACCGTGCTGGGGCTGATCGCCTCGGGACGGATGCGGCCCGATACCGGAACCGTGATGATCGATGGGGAGCCCGATACCGCGCGCATTCGCCGCGTGGTGGCCCTCGTGGATGCCCCGGTGGTCTCCGAACCCGCCGGAAACGTGCGGGTGAGCGAGGTGGTGGCCGAGGAGCTGATGTTTGCCGGGCGGCATACGCATGTGCGCGCGGTCGCGCGGCAGCTGGACGAGCTCGGGCTGCGCGGGGAATCCGCCACGGATATGGCCGATCTGGCCCCCGAGGCCCGGATCCGGCTGCTCACCGAGCTGGCCGTGCTGCGCCCCGGGGTGGAGGCCCTGGTGCTGGTGGCCCCGGACCGGCACGGCGGAGACCCGGAAACCTGGTGGAAAATCGCCAGGGAACTCGCGGCCCGGGATCTCGCGGTGCTGGTGATCGCCGGGGTCGCGGCCCGGTCGGCGATCGCCGCGAGCGCGCAGGAGGAGCCGCGCAGCACCGTATCGGCGGACTCGGTCCCGCTGTTTAACCTCGACGGAAAGCGGTCATGA
- a CDS encoding YhgE/Pip family protein codes for MKVFAMVRAEFSRLWATPMSRLAFLALMVVPLLYGGLYLWANQDPYDRLDQVPVALVVADAGTTENGVTTNYGRDVAEGLISDGTFAWAEVSASEAERGVKNGDFDFSLTLPRDFSEALASSQTAQPRQAEVLLTTNDANSYLAGTIGEQAAKTIQTQIVATVNKKAAQSFLDALGTIRGNLVEAADGGTRLGTGARDALDGAAQLSAGAETARAGSAELGAGLGTLAGGAHTLDAGLDTLRAQTAQLPEQTRQLAAGAGQIAAGNAEIARVGDEVAGASSRLVAEVPEARQRIINSLTAAGVDSEVIASVVAEADRVGSLATESNTRVQSVVGRLDQLGSGSATLAAGTATLAGATPQLADGISRLAAGAGELSTGADAAARASTDLTAGLGTLHEGLGDLGTGLGTLHDGLGTLTEGLESGAQRIPDSSVDLRLQQATNIANPVQLHNTAVTSAGTYGAGLAPFFVSLAAWIGIYALFLILRPVSRRAITALHSPIKITLAGWLTPALLGSVQMIALFGIVAGTLGFQVSNPVGAYGMMALASVTFASIILALNVWLGSVGQFIGLILMVVQLVTAGGTFPWQTLPAPLAWLHHFLPMSYAVDGMRQLMYGGNGAAAGQDAIILACVTLGALVIAAVGVTRMTHFRTLRDLQPSLIG; via the coding sequence ATGAAGGTTTTTGCGATGGTGCGGGCGGAGTTTTCCCGGCTCTGGGCCACCCCGATGTCGCGCCTGGCGTTTCTTGCCCTGATGGTGGTGCCGCTGCTCTATGGCGGCCTCTATCTCTGGGCCAATCAGGACCCCTATGACCGGCTCGACCAGGTGCCGGTGGCGCTTGTGGTGGCCGATGCGGGCACCACGGAAAACGGCGTCACCACCAATTACGGCCGGGATGTGGCGGAGGGCCTGATCTCGGACGGCACGTTTGCCTGGGCCGAGGTCTCCGCCTCCGAGGCCGAGCGCGGCGTAAAAAACGGTGATTTTGATTTTTCCCTCACGCTCCCCCGGGACTTCTCGGAGGCACTGGCCTCCTCGCAGACCGCGCAGCCGCGGCAGGCCGAGGTGCTGCTAACCACCAATGACGCCAATAGCTATCTCGCGGGCACCATTGGCGAGCAGGCGGCCAAGACCATTCAGACCCAGATCGTGGCCACCGTGAATAAAAAGGCGGCGCAGTCATTCCTGGACGCCCTGGGCACGATTCGCGGAAACCTCGTGGAGGCCGCCGATGGCGGGACCCGCCTGGGGACGGGGGCGCGGGACGCGCTGGACGGGGCCGCGCAGCTGAGTGCGGGGGCCGAGACTGCGCGCGCGGGTTCCGCCGAATTGGGCGCGGGCCTGGGCACCCTCGCGGGGGGAGCCCACACGCTGGATGCCGGGCTGGACACGCTGCGCGCGCAGACAGCGCAGCTGCCCGAGCAGACCCGGCAGCTCGCCGCGGGTGCGGGACAGATCGCCGCGGGCAACGCCGAGATCGCCCGCGTGGGTGATGAGGTGGCCGGGGCATCCTCGCGGCTGGTCGCCGAGGTGCCCGAGGCGCGCCAGCGCATCATCAATAGTCTCACCGCGGCGGGGGTGGATTCCGAGGTGATCGCCTCGGTTGTCGCCGAGGCCGATCGGGTGGGAAGCCTCGCTACCGAGAGTAATACCCGGGTGCAATCGGTTGTGGGCCGCCTGGATCAGCTGGGTTCCGGCTCCGCTACTCTCGCGGCCGGCACGGCCACGCTCGCGGGGGCCACCCCGCAGCTCGCGGACGGCATCTCCCGGCTGGCCGCGGGGGCGGGCGAGCTCTCCACCGGCGCGGATGCGGCCGCGCGGGCCTCCACCGACCTCACCGCGGGCCTGGGCACGCTCCACGAGGGGCTGGGCGATCTGGGCACGGGCCTGGGCACGCTCCATGACGGGCTGGGCACGCTCACCGAGGGCCTCGAATCCGGGGCGCAGCGCATCCCCGATTCCTCGGTGGATCTGCGGCTGCAACAGGCCACCAATATTGCCAATCCGGTGCAGCTGCATAATACAGCGGTGACCAGCGCCGGTACCTATGGCGCCGGGCTTGCGCCGTTTTTTGTGAGCCTCGCCGCCTGGATCGGCATTTATGCGCTCTTCCTGATCCTCCGGCCCGTCTCGCGGCGCGCGATCACCGCCCTGCACTCCCCCATCAAGATCACCCTCGCGGGATGGCTCACACCCGCGCTGCTCGGGTCCGTGCAGATGATTGCGCTCTTTGGAATCGTCGCGGGCACCCTGGGCTTCCAGGTCTCTAATCCGGTGGGAGCCTATGGCATGATGGCGCTCGCCTCGGTGACCTTCGCGTCGATTATTCTCGCGCTGAATGTCTGGCTGGGCAGCGTGGGCCAGTTCATCGGCCTGATCCTGATGGTTGTGCAGCTGGTGACCGCGGGCGGAACCTTCCCGTGGCAGACGCTGCCGGCACCGCTGGCCTGGCTGCACCACTTCCTGCCGATGTCCTATGCCGTGGACGGCATGCGCCAGCTGATGTACGGCGGCAATGGCGCGGCGGCCGGGCAGGACGCGATCATCCTGGCCTGCGTCACGCTGGGGGCCCTGGTGATCGCGGCGGTCGGCGTGACCCGGATGACCCATTTCCGCACGCTGCGCGATCTGCAACCGAGCCTGATCGGTTAG
- a CDS encoding HNH endonuclease family protein, with protein MPRNTRTTRTSRSRRRPRTPWLSALALIPVLAVSLYGAGVFNGAGGATAREDLAPAAPGQTLPVTAPAGFESAGPARELLDTLPVKGRAPKTGYDRVQRFGVAWFDADRNGCDTRNDILARDLTEVTTRGGCRVLSGVLNDPYTGSTIAFERGEKTSSLVQIDHVVALLNSWETGAARLDDETRRLLANDPLNLLAVDGPTNTQKSASDAATWLPPRREFRCPYVARQVSVKAAYGLWVTPAEHAAMAAVLDTCPGQEAAQSRLRPPAPTP; from the coding sequence ATGCCCCGCAATACGCGCACCACCCGTACCTCCCGTTCCCGCCGCCGCCCGCGCACCCCGTGGCTCTCGGCCCTGGCCCTCATTCCCGTTCTGGCCGTCTCGCTCTATGGCGCGGGTGTCTTCAACGGGGCGGGTGGGGCCACCGCCCGCGAGGATCTGGCGCCTGCGGCCCCGGGACAGACGCTTCCGGTCACGGCCCCGGCGGGCTTTGAGAGCGCGGGCCCCGCGCGGGAGCTGCTGGATACCCTGCCGGTTAAGGGGCGCGCGCCCAAGACCGGCTATGACCGCGTGCAGCGATTTGGCGTCGCCTGGTTTGATGCGGATCGCAACGGCTGCGATACCCGCAACGATATCCTCGCCCGCGATCTGACCGAGGTCACCACCCGCGGGGGCTGCCGCGTGCTCAGCGGGGTACTGAACGACCCCTATACCGGCTCCACCATCGCGTTTGAGCGCGGAGAAAAAACCTCCTCGCTGGTGCAGATCGACCATGTGGTGGCCCTGCTGAACTCCTGGGAGACCGGCGCCGCGCGGCTGGACGATGAGACGCGCCGCCTCCTCGCCAATGATCCGCTGAATCTGCTCGCCGTGGACGGGCCCACCAATACCCAAAAATCGGCCTCCGATGCGGCCACCTGGCTCCCGCCGCGGCGCGAATTCCGCTGCCCCTATGTGGCCCGCCAGGTCTCGGTCAAGGCCGCCTATGGCCTGTGGGTCACCCCCGCGGAGCATGCGGCAATGGCCGCGGTGCTGGATACCTGCCCGGGGCAGGAGGCGGCGCAATCGCGCCTGCGGCCCCCCGCCCCGACCCCCTAA
- the prmC gene encoding peptide chain release factor N(5)-glutamine methyltransferase, with product MQTPFIPDAGQPATPATLDALLRGAQSRLEAVGIPDARVDAELLLAHLEEMGRGELQAAIITGRAARQGTAEALDALLGRREAREPLQHILGSAPFRSLELLVGPGVFVPRPETELVVQYAIDALNLLPEEEPIAVDLGTGSGAIALAMATEVPRARVYALEKIPAAHAWAARNFAAIGAPNASLHLGDMAEAFPELDGRVAVLISNPPYVPARAIPRDPEVRLFDPPTALYGGEDGLDLVRALSARGLGLLRPGGTLIIEHGELQGEAIRGILTADGWGAAATFRDLTQRDRVTTALR from the coding sequence ATGCAGACCCCGTTCATTCCCGATGCCGGGCAGCCCGCCACCCCCGCCACACTTGATGCACTGCTGCGCGGGGCGCAATCGCGGCTCGAGGCGGTGGGGATTCCCGATGCCCGGGTGGATGCCGAGCTGCTGCTCGCCCACCTGGAGGAGATGGGCCGCGGGGAGCTCCAGGCGGCAATTATTACCGGCCGCGCCGCGCGGCAGGGCACCGCCGAGGCGCTGGATGCGCTGCTTGGCCGGCGCGAGGCGCGCGAACCGCTGCAGCATATTCTGGGCAGCGCCCCGTTTCGTTCGCTGGAGCTGCTGGTGGGTCCGGGCGTTTTTGTGCCCCGCCCCGAGACCGAGCTCGTGGTGCAATACGCGATTGACGCGCTGAACCTGCTGCCCGAGGAGGAGCCGATCGCGGTGGACCTGGGTACCGGAAGCGGCGCGATCGCCCTCGCGATGGCCACCGAGGTGCCGCGCGCCCGCGTTTATGCCCTCGAAAAAATCCCCGCGGCGCATGCGTGGGCCGCCCGCAATTTTGCGGCGATCGGCGCGCCCAATGCGAGCCTGCACCTCGGGGATATGGCCGAGGCCTTTCCCGAGCTGGACGGGCGCGTGGCGGTGCTGATCTCCAATCCGCCCTATGTTCCGGCGCGCGCGATCCCGCGCGATCCCGAGGTGCGGCTCTTTGACCCGCCCACCGCGCTCTACGGCGGCGAGGACGGCCTGGACCTGGTGCGCGCGCTCTCCGCGCGCGGGCTGGGGCTGCTGCGGCCCGGTGGCACGCTGATCATCGAGCACGGCGAATTGCAGGGCGAGGCGATCCGCGGAATTCTCACCGCCGATGGCTGGGGTGCCGCGGCCACATTCCGCGACCTCACCCAGCGCGATCGCGTCACCACCGCCCTGCGCTAG
- the cysK gene encoding cysteine synthase A — MTGYIHDDITGTFGNTPLVRINRLAEGTGADILAKLEFFNPGSSVKDRLAIAIIDAAEASGALKPGGTIVEGTSGNTGIGLALVGAARGYKVILSMPASMSIERRVLLRAYGAELVLTEPAEGMRGAVAKAAEIVENTPGAILAEQFANAANVQIHRETTAEEIWRDTEGGVDIFVAGVGTGGTVTGAGGRLKELNPNIQVVAVEPIDSPILNGGKPGPHKIQGIGANFIPEILDTEVYDEVIDVSFEDSLTVARDLAAKEGILAGISSGAILWAALELAKRPENAGKAIVAIIPDTGERYISTALWAGLGE, encoded by the coding sequence GTGACCGGATATATCCACGATGACATCACCGGCACCTTTGGGAACACTCCCCTGGTGCGCATCAACCGTCTCGCCGAGGGCACCGGCGCCGACATCCTCGCCAAGCTGGAGTTCTTTAACCCCGGTTCCAGCGTGAAGGACCGCCTGGCCATCGCGATCATCGACGCCGCCGAGGCCTCGGGTGCGCTCAAGCCCGGCGGCACCATCGTTGAGGGCACCTCGGGAAATACCGGGATTGGCCTCGCCCTGGTGGGTGCCGCGCGCGGCTATAAGGTCATCCTCTCGATGCCCGCCTCGATGAGCATCGAGCGCCGCGTGCTGCTGCGCGCCTATGGTGCCGAGCTGGTCCTTACCGAGCCCGCCGAGGGCATGCGCGGTGCCGTGGCCAAGGCCGCCGAAATCGTGGAGAACACCCCCGGCGCGATTCTCGCCGAGCAGTTTGCCAATGCCGCCAACGTGCAGATCCACCGCGAAACCACCGCCGAGGAGATCTGGCGCGATACCGAGGGCGGCGTGGATATCTTTGTGGCCGGCGTGGGCACGGGAGGCACCGTGACCGGTGCCGGCGGAAGGCTCAAGGAGCTGAACCCCAATATTCAGGTGGTGGCGGTGGAGCCCATCGACTCGCCCATCCTGAACGGCGGCAAGCCCGGCCCGCATAAGATCCAGGGAATCGGCGCCAATTTCATCCCCGAGATCCTCGATACCGAGGTTTATGACGAGGTCATCGACGTGTCCTTCGAGGACTCGCTCACCGTGGCCCGCGACCTCGCGGCCAAGGAGGGAATCCTCGCGGGTATCTCCTCGGGAGCGATCCTCTGGGCCGCGCTGGAGCTGGCGAAGCGTCCCGAGAACGCCGGCAAGGCCATCGTCGCGATCATCCCCGATACCGGTGAACGCTATATCTCCACCGCCCTGTGGGCCGGCCTCGGCGAATAG
- the epsC gene encoding serine O-acetyltransferase EpsC — MNPISRVREDLRTARRHDPAARSGFEIALVYSGVHAVWAHRVNHWLWTHGVKLPARIGSQFTRFLTGIEIHPGATIGRRFFIDHGMGVVIGETAEVGDDVMLYHGVTLGGKSLSHGKRHPTIGDGVTIGAGAKVLGPVSIGPRSAVGANAVVTRDSPADSLLVGVPARPRRIGADTVLNPEYFI, encoded by the coding sequence ATGAATCCCATTTCCCGTGTGCGGGAGGACCTGCGCACGGCGCGACGCCACGATCCGGCGGCCCGCAGCGGCTTTGAGATCGCCCTGGTGTACTCGGGGGTCCACGCCGTGTGGGCCCACCGGGTGAACCACTGGTTGTGGACCCACGGAGTGAAGCTCCCCGCCCGGATCGGATCGCAGTTCACGCGGTTCCTGACCGGCATCGAGATTCATCCCGGGGCCACGATCGGGCGTCGCTTTTTTATCGACCACGGCATGGGCGTGGTCATTGGCGAGACCGCCGAGGTGGGTGACGACGTGATGCTCTATCACGGCGTCACCCTCGGCGGGAAATCACTCAGCCACGGAAAGCGCCATCCCACGATCGGCGATGGTGTCACGATTGGCGCGGGCGCGAAGGTGCTTGGCCCGGTCAGCATCGGGCCGCGCAGCGCGGTGGGCGCCAATGCCGTGGTGACCCGGGACTCCCCCGCGGATTCGCTGCTGGTGGGTGTTCCGGCGCGGCCGCGGCGGATCGGTGCCGATACCGTGCTGAACCCGGAGTATTTTATTTAG
- a CDS encoding MFS transporter — MAGAAHYGPETGRPDTAARQRRRVLWASLIGTTVESYDFYLYATASALIFAPVFFPESTPQIALLQSFAAYGVGFAARPVGGILAGHLGDRLGRARVLMLSLLVMGGASTLIGLLPGYRSWGIGAVAALILLRLVQGLASGAEWGGSALLSVEHAPAARRGLAGSVTQMGSAAGMLLATGIFALCRRVLGPAAFLAGGWRIPFLFSVLLVLVGLVIRSRVGDGAEFRRVAETGTRLRAPLLAVLRGHWRAVLITAGLRLVQPALYSILTVYTLGYLLERRGDGGAALAGILVVSALGLASTPLWGALSDRVGPRIPCVCAAAGIALLIWPYFLFLDRGPLGLLIPVFIVMMNILHDAIYGPQAAWFARQFPVRVRYSGISLGYQLGSVVSVGLTPLLAAWLYRMAGENPWPICAYISLLGALSILAALRAK, encoded by the coding sequence ATGGCGGGCGCGGCACACTACGGCCCCGAGACCGGCCGGCCGGACACCGCCGCCCGGCAACGCCGCCGCGTGCTCTGGGCCTCGCTCATCGGCACCACGGTGGAGTCTTATGATTTTTATCTCTATGCCACCGCCTCCGCGCTGATCTTCGCCCCGGTGTTTTTTCCGGAGTCCACCCCGCAGATCGCGCTCCTGCAGTCCTTCGCGGCCTATGGCGTGGGCTTCGCCGCGCGCCCCGTGGGCGGGATCCTCGCGGGACATCTGGGTGATCGCCTCGGCCGCGCCCGGGTCCTGATGCTCTCGCTGCTCGTGATGGGCGGGGCCAGCACCCTGATCGGCCTGCTGCCCGGCTACCGCTCCTGGGGCATCGGCGCGGTGGCCGCGCTGATTCTCCTGCGCCTGGTGCAGGGCCTGGCCTCGGGCGCGGAATGGGGCGGCTCCGCGCTGCTCTCGGTTGAGCATGCCCCCGCCGCGCGGCGCGGTCTCGCCGGCTCGGTGACGCAGATGGGTTCGGCCGCGGGCATGCTCCTGGCCACCGGCATCTTTGCGCTCTGCCGCCGGGTACTGGGCCCGGCGGCGTTCCTGGCCGGGGGCTGGCGGATCCCGTTTTTATTCAGCGTGCTGCTGGTCCTGGTGGGCCTCGTGATCCGCTCCCGGGTGGGTGACGGCGCGGAGTTTCGCCGGGTCGCCGAGACGGGAACCCGGCTGCGCGCGCCCCTACTCGCCGTGCTGCGCGGGCACTGGCGGGCCGTGCTGATCACCGCGGGGCTGCGCCTGGTCCAGCCCGCGCTCTATTCGATTCTCACCGTATATACCCTCGGCTATCTGCTCGAGCGGCGCGGCGATGGCGGGGCGGCGCTTGCCGGGATCCTGGTGGTGAGTGCGCTGGGCCTGGCCTCGACCCCGCTCTGGGGTGCGCTCTCGGATCGCGTGGGTCCGCGGATTCCGTGCGTATGCGCGGCCGCGGGTATCGCGCTCCTGATCTGGCCGTATTTTCTCTTCCTGGATCGCGGCCCCCTCGGGCTGCTGATCCCGGTATTCATCGTGATGATGAATATCCTGCACGATGCGATCTACGGCCCGCAGGCGGCCTGGTTTGCCCGGCAGTTTCCGGTGCGGGTGCGCTATAGCGGCATCTCGCTGGGATATCAGCTCGGGAGCGTCGTCTCGGTGGGGCTCACCCCGCTGCTGGCCGCGTGGCTCTACCGCATGGCGGGGGAAAACCCGTGGCCGATCTGCGCGTATATCTCGCTGCTGGGTGCGCTCAGCATCCTGGCGGCCCTGCGCGCTAAATAA